In Halalkalibaculum roseum, a single window of DNA contains:
- a CDS encoding GAF domain-containing protein: MSKSIKDTNNLADFKRRLEQREAELTVINSVQEGLANNMEMQEIYELVGEKIRKVFDAQAITIATFDKSGDREEFQYGYEDGKRIYPDARPIDKLRIQIIEQKELILINENFPEEIEKITGYKAVAVPDTELPKSALYVPMIMETEVAGYISLQNLDREDAFSKSDVRLLSAISNSLSVALQNAELFSETEQRNAELAVINSVQEGLVAEMDMQGIYELVGERIRELFDSQVTVIATFDLENELEEFKYVFEDGSRFYPDPRKYDAVRKSLIETQELIHINEDSINAINKIGGSVKALPGTVFPKSMVYVPLVLGGNVKGYVSLQNLDREFAFSDSDVRLLNTLANSMTVALENARLFSETEQRNAELAIINSVQEGLVREMNMQGIYNLVGDRIRELFDAQVTVIRTFDFENDLEKFEYAVEKDKQFEVEPRRINWANRQVINSRGHLLITDNYLETARRYGSEGYSKGLPPKSAVFVPMMVGDEVIGSVSLQNVDREYAYNKSDVRLLTTMVNSMSVALQNARLFSETAQRNAELPVINSVQGGLVAEMDMQSIYDLVGDRIRNLFDAQVTAIVTFDLEQKIEDFKYLFEDGGRYYPNPRPYDKVREQIIETKEVLLINENAAEVFSKINDKPFRPLKGTQLAKSSLFVPMLVGKTVRGYVTLQNLDRENAFTESDVRLLTTLVNSMSVALENARLFNKTSRLLEEADQRATEMDTVNRISKALVAQLEFDALIKLVGQLMKETFKADVVYLALYDKKTNMIHFPYEYGDKNESRPFGSGFTEKIITSKEPLLINRDLDEVRDQMKAKQIGVISSSYLGVPIQIGNEAIGVISIQSTKEENRFDDNDQRLLSTIAANVGVAMENAEAYERLRNAMTELKSTQEQLVQQEKLASLGQLTAGIAHEIKNPLNFVNNFSDLSIELAEEVEELMGKVESEELRNELGMLIGDIKSNLKKIHEHGTRTDGIVKSMLLHSRGGTGRMEPTDLNAFIKEYTNLAFHGMRASKHPMNVDIKFLLDDKVGDAKLIREDFSRVLLNLINNAFDAMRTKKQNGSPDSYLPKLMIRTLRSDNQVTLEIEDNGPGIPEDISEKILQPFFTTKKGTEGTGLGLSITRDIVEAHGGTITFQSSNNGTTFSVNLMAN, from the coding sequence ATGAGTAAAAGTATTAAAGACACAAATAACCTGGCCGATTTTAAACGAAGGCTGGAGCAGCGTGAAGCCGAACTGACTGTAATCAACAGTGTGCAGGAAGGGTTGGCCAATAACATGGAAATGCAGGAGATCTATGAACTCGTGGGGGAGAAAATACGAAAAGTATTTGATGCTCAAGCTATTACTATTGCAACTTTTGATAAGTCAGGCGATCGGGAAGAATTTCAATATGGATATGAGGATGGGAAACGAATCTATCCAGATGCTCGCCCCATCGATAAACTCAGGATACAAATAATTGAACAAAAAGAGCTTATCCTGATCAATGAAAATTTTCCTGAAGAGATAGAAAAGATAACAGGATACAAAGCAGTTGCTGTACCCGACACCGAACTTCCCAAGTCGGCTCTATATGTTCCTATGATTATGGAAACGGAGGTTGCCGGATATATAAGTCTGCAGAATCTCGATCGTGAAGATGCTTTCAGCAAATCGGATGTTCGCCTGCTGAGTGCCATCTCCAATAGTTTAAGTGTAGCCCTCCAGAATGCCGAACTCTTCAGCGAAACCGAACAGCGCAATGCCGAGCTGGCCGTAATTAACAGTGTGCAGGAAGGACTGGTGGCCGAAATGGACATGCAGGGCATCTATGAACTGGTAGGAGAGCGAATCCGTGAGCTTTTTGACTCCCAGGTGACTGTGATTGCCACCTTCGACCTCGAAAATGAATTAGAAGAGTTTAAATACGTATTTGAAGACGGCAGCCGCTTCTATCCCGACCCGCGAAAGTATGACGCCGTCCGGAAAAGTTTGATAGAAACACAGGAGCTTATTCATATCAATGAAGACTCAATCAATGCTATCAATAAGATAGGTGGATCCGTAAAAGCCCTGCCCGGAACCGTCTTTCCTAAATCAATGGTGTACGTACCGCTGGTATTAGGAGGCAATGTTAAAGGATATGTGAGCCTTCAGAACCTGGATCGCGAATTCGCTTTTAGCGACTCAGACGTGCGTCTGCTCAATACCTTGGCCAATAGTATGACTGTGGCACTTGAAAATGCGCGGCTCTTCAGTGAAACCGAACAGCGCAATGCCGAGCTAGCCATTATCAACAGCGTGCAGGAAGGTTTGGTACGTGAGATGAATATGCAGGGCATCTATAACCTTGTCGGAGATAGAATCCGGGAATTATTTGACGCCCAGGTCACGGTCATTCGCACCTTCGATTTTGAGAACGACCTGGAAAAATTTGAATACGCCGTTGAGAAGGATAAACAGTTTGAAGTAGAACCTCGTCGCATCAACTGGGCTAACCGGCAGGTTATCAATTCCAGAGGCCACCTGCTGATTACCGATAATTACCTGGAAACGGCCCGACGATACGGCAGCGAGGGATATAGTAAAGGGCTACCTCCAAAATCAGCGGTATTCGTACCGATGATGGTTGGGGATGAAGTAATCGGTTCGGTAAGCCTGCAGAATGTAGACCGTGAATATGCCTACAACAAGTCGGATGTGCGCCTGCTCACTACGATGGTCAACAGTATGAGTGTGGCATTACAAAATGCGCGTTTATTTAGCGAGACCGCACAGCGCAATGCCGAACTGCCTGTGATCAACAGCGTGCAGGGCGGATTGGTGGCCGAGATGGATATGCAGAGCATTTATGACCTGGTAGGCGACCGCATTCGAAACCTGTTTGATGCACAGGTCACGGCCATTGTCACCTTCGACCTTGAGCAAAAGATAGAAGACTTTAAGTATTTGTTTGAAGACGGGGGACGTTACTACCCTAATCCCCGCCCGTATGACAAGGTGCGCGAGCAGATCATAGAAACGAAAGAAGTTTTGCTGATTAATGAAAATGCCGCAGAGGTCTTTTCAAAAATAAACGACAAACCGTTCAGACCGCTCAAAGGTACCCAGCTCGCAAAATCATCGCTTTTTGTACCTATGCTGGTCGGTAAAACAGTGCGCGGTTACGTAACGCTGCAAAACCTTGATCGTGAAAATGCTTTCACCGAATCAGATGTGCGCCTTCTTACCACCCTCGTCAACAGTATGAGCGTGGCCCTGGAGAATGCCCGGCTTTTTAATAAGACCAGCCGTTTGCTTGAGGAAGCCGACCAGCGCGCAACAGAGATGGATACCGTAAACCGGATCAGTAAGGCCCTCGTGGCACAACTTGAGTTCGACGCGCTGATTAAATTGGTCGGACAATTGATGAAAGAGACTTTCAAGGCTGACGTGGTATACCTTGCATTGTATGACAAGAAGACGAATATGATTCACTTTCCATACGAGTACGGTGATAAGAATGAGTCCCGCCCATTCGGCAGTGGGTTCACCGAGAAAATTATTACCAGCAAAGAGCCGCTACTCATCAACCGTGACCTGGATGAGGTACGCGACCAGATGAAGGCAAAACAAATTGGGGTCATATCTTCCTCCTACCTCGGTGTTCCCATCCAAATCGGTAATGAAGCCATCGGAGTGATCAGTATCCAGAGTACCAAGGAAGAGAATCGTTTTGACGATAACGACCAGCGACTTCTCAGCACCATCGCCGCCAATGTGGGTGTGGCTATGGAAAACGCTGAAGCCTATGAACGACTGCGAAATGCTATGACTGAGCTGAAATCCACCCAGGAACAGCTGGTACAGCAGGAGAAACTGGCTTCATTGGGTCAGCTGACGGCCGGTATTGCTCATGAAATCAAGAATCCGCTCAACTTTGTAAATAATTTTTCCGACCTATCCATCGAACTCGCAGAGGAAGTCGAAGAGCTCATGGGAAAAGTTGAATCAGAAGAACTCCGTAATGAGCTGGGGATGCTGATCGGTGACATCAAATCAAATCTTAAAAAAATCCATGAACATGGTACCCGGACAGACGGCATTGTTAAGAGTATGTTGCTGCATAGCCGGGGCGGAACCGGCAGGATGGAGCCTACCGATCTGAATGCATTTATAAAAGAATATACCAACCTTGCTTTCCACGGCATGCGTGCCAGCAAACATCCCATGAATGTGGATATCAAATTCCTGCTGGACGACAAGGTAGGTGATGCCAAGCTCATCAGGGAAGATTTCAGCCGGGTGTTGCTGAACCTGATTAACAACGCTTTTGACGCCATGCGCACAAAAAAACAAAATGGAAGTCCTGATTCCTATTTGCCCAAATTGATGATCCGAACTCTTAGGTCAGATAATCAAGTAACCCTCGAAATCGAGGATAACGGCCCCGGGATACCGGAGGATATCAGCGAAAAAATTCTGCAGCCTTTTTTTACCACCAAAAAAGGTACGGAAGGTACCGGACTGGGACTTTCCATCACTCGTGATATTGTAGAAGCCCACGGTGGTACAATCACCTTCCAGAGCAGTAATAACGGCACCACATTTTCAGTAAATCTAATGGCCAATTGA
- a CDS encoding ATP-binding protein: MREKKLQALEEAFEKIMAISLNQIPLDNIEELVADDVMGYGTTLDEEIYDLEGYREQIKTQEEQAKKLGLNFNFDREHVYSRLSPEEDTALFVEQIRLSVTSDEISNEFDFRFTCLLEYINGSWKLVHWHGSIPSDIQDDTWHVNEWMAEKKKLEQQVKERTKELKALQEQLIHQEKLASLGQLTAGIAHEIKNPLNFVNNFSELSIELIDEAREELEAFSDEPEEILAILDDIEANLKKIYDHGSRADNIVKSMLLHSKGGSGTKQPTDLNSLVEEYLTLSFHGMRAGSDPINVDIQMDLDSSVGKVALNPEDMSRVFINLFNNAFDAMREKLTADNQLYGESDNKYEPKLTVRTISEGSSVTVEIEDNGPGIPEDIRDKIMQPFYTTKKGTLGTGLGLSITNDIIKAHGGKIEISSIPGEKTIFSISLHSKE; this comes from the coding sequence ATGAGAGAGAAAAAATTACAAGCCCTGGAAGAGGCCTTTGAGAAAATTATGGCGATCAGCCTGAATCAGATTCCTTTGGATAATATCGAGGAATTGGTCGCTGATGATGTGATGGGCTATGGCACCACACTTGATGAGGAAATTTATGATCTGGAAGGCTACAGAGAACAGATTAAAACCCAGGAGGAGCAGGCAAAAAAATTGGGGCTGAATTTTAATTTTGATCGAGAGCATGTCTATAGCCGGTTGTCTCCGGAGGAGGATACTGCGCTCTTTGTAGAGCAAATACGATTGAGCGTGACCTCAGATGAAATCAGTAACGAGTTTGATTTTCGTTTTACCTGCCTGCTGGAATATATAAATGGAAGCTGGAAACTAGTGCACTGGCATGGTTCCATCCCTTCTGATATTCAGGATGACACCTGGCATGTCAACGAATGGATGGCCGAGAAGAAAAAACTGGAACAGCAAGTAAAAGAACGTACCAAAGAACTAAAAGCGCTACAGGAACAACTCATTCACCAGGAAAAACTGGCATCTTTAGGTCAGCTTACAGCAGGTATTGCTCATGAAATCAAAAACCCGCTGAATTTTGTCAATAATTTTTCTGAACTAAGTATAGAACTTATTGATGAAGCCCGCGAAGAACTAGAGGCTTTCAGTGATGAGCCGGAAGAAATCCTTGCCATTTTGGATGACATTGAGGCTAATCTGAAAAAGATATACGACCACGGAAGCCGGGCAGACAACATTGTAAAATCCATGCTTCTGCACAGCAAGGGTGGATCGGGTACCAAGCAACCGACGGATCTCAATAGCCTGGTGGAAGAATACCTAACACTTAGTTTTCACGGTATGAGAGCAGGTTCCGATCCAATAAACGTGGATATTCAAATGGATCTGGATTCTTCGGTTGGTAAAGTAGCATTAAACCCGGAGGATATGAGTAGGGTGTTTATCAATCTGTTCAATAATGCCTTTGATGCAATGAGGGAGAAGCTGACAGCCGACAATCAGTTATACGGTGAGTCAGATAATAAGTACGAGCCCAAACTTACTGTTCGTACTATTTCTGAGGGATCGAGTGTCACCGTTGAAATCGAAGACAACGGACCCGGCATTCCTGAAGATATCAGAGATAAAATCATGCAGCCTTTTTATACCACAAAGAAAGGTACCCTTGGCACCGGACTCGGACTCAGTATTACCAATGATATTATAAAAGCACATGGCGGAAAGATAGAAATCAGCAGTATACCCGGTGAAAAAACCATTTTCTCCATATCTCTGCACTCAAAGGAGTAA
- a CDS encoding GAF domain-containing sensor histidine kinase, whose translation MNTTNTNRNRDTLKELMGMLEQRDAELTIISNVQQGLAENMELQEIYEMVGEEIRDLFDAQVTAIATFDNEYKTETFRYLYENGERVHPDPRPIDKVRQRLIDSRELLYIAENAEKAYKEITGEEAKAVPGTKFPKSVVVVPLILGDTVRGYVSLQNLDREHAFSDDDIRLLSTLANSLSVALENARLFNETEQRNAELAVINSVQQGLVAEMDMQGIYELVGERIRTLFDAQVAVISTFDHENHKEEFQYGFEDGERIYPEPREIDKVRQRLIDSQTLICINEDADEVWKTITGEEPTVVPGTKLTKSALYVPMVVGNKVRGYVSLQNLDREHAFSESDVRLLSTLTNSMSVALENARLFNETEQRNAELAVINSVQQGLVAEMDMQGIYDLVGDRIRQLFDAQVAAIATFDHEYETETFRYLFENGGRLYPKPRKYDKIRQRLIKTNNMINIQENAGEAYTTITGAPPTAVPGTGFPKSMVFVPLSIGDTVRGYVSLQNLDKEHAFSESDVRLLRTLANSMSVALENARLFNETEQRNAELAVINSVQEGLVAEMDMQGIYELVGERIRNLFDAQVTGIVTFNHEDKTENFKYLFEDGDRLYPSNRPYDKVREKIINDRSMLLLNENAAAELSAILGQPHKPVPGTRVAKSALYVPMLVGDKVRGYVTLQNLDREHAFSESDVRLLNTLVNSMSVALENARLFNETTRLLAETEQRNAELAVINSVQEGLVREMDMEAIYSLVGDRICNVLNTQTLVIRTFDHKKEIEHWEYVIENGERFFNEPRPFIWANKYLIEHKEHLLINRDYIETAKKYGDTEQGVSKGLPPKSAIFVPMIVGDEVIGSVSLQNVEQEDAFDESDVRLLTTLTNSMSVALENARLFNETNRLLAETEQRASELQTVNNISRALVSQLEFDALIDLVGEQMRETFKADIVYLALYEREENMLHFPYYYGDKNAKKSKPFGNGLTEKIITTKKPLLINHDLEEAYDRIKAEKIGKWVESYLGVPIVTGDKAIGVISVQSTEEKNRFTEYDQRLLSTIAANVGVAMQNAEAYENLQEALTELKAAQEQLVQQEKLASLGQLTAGIAHEIKNPLNFVNNFSDVSIELVQEIRDEVSGLDASDITEEVGFILDDVEANLKKILEHGRRADGIVKSMLLHSRGKSGERIPTDLNKLIDEYVKLAYHGMRAVNKSFNIDIQTDYDDSIGIIDLVAQDLSRAFLNIINNAMYAAYEHCSTTKERNPIIKITTQDLGGRLQIGIRDNGPGIPDEIREKIFEPFFTTKPTGEGTGLGLSMTYDIINLHNGTLRIESDPGSYTEFVISLPKTPARESRNAVG comes from the coding sequence ATGAATACGACGAATACCAATAGAAATCGAGATACTTTAAAAGAACTCATGGGCATGCTCGAGCAGCGCGATGCCGAGCTCACCATCATCAGCAACGTGCAGCAAGGCCTAGCCGAAAATATGGAGCTGCAGGAGATCTATGAGATGGTGGGCGAGGAAATACGTGATCTTTTTGATGCGCAAGTGACTGCTATAGCAACCTTCGACAATGAATACAAAACGGAAACCTTTAGGTATCTTTATGAAAACGGTGAGCGCGTTCATCCTGATCCCCGTCCCATTGATAAAGTCAGACAACGGCTAATTGACTCAAGAGAGCTCCTATATATTGCCGAAAATGCTGAAAAGGCCTATAAAGAGATTACCGGAGAGGAAGCCAAAGCCGTACCCGGCACGAAATTTCCAAAATCGGTTGTGGTGGTTCCACTCATATTGGGAGACACTGTACGCGGCTATGTAAGCCTGCAGAATCTTGACAGGGAGCATGCCTTCAGTGATGATGACATCCGTCTATTAAGCACACTGGCTAACAGCTTGAGTGTGGCCCTGGAAAATGCCCGCCTTTTTAATGAAACCGAGCAGCGCAATGCTGAGCTGGCCGTGATCAACAGCGTACAGCAGGGCCTGGTAGCAGAGATGGATATGCAGGGTATCTATGAGCTGGTCGGTGAACGTATTCGCACCCTGTTTGATGCACAGGTTGCAGTCATTTCTACCTTCGATCATGAAAATCACAAGGAGGAATTTCAGTACGGTTTTGAAGACGGGGAGCGCATATATCCTGAACCCCGTGAAATCGACAAAGTGCGCCAGCGCCTCATTGATTCACAAACCTTAATCTGCATCAACGAAGATGCCGACGAGGTGTGGAAGACCATCACCGGCGAAGAGCCTACAGTAGTTCCGGGCACCAAACTCACAAAGTCAGCCCTGTATGTTCCCATGGTTGTGGGTAATAAGGTGCGCGGGTATGTGAGTCTTCAAAATCTAGACCGGGAGCATGCCTTCAGCGAATCGGATGTGCGGCTGCTGAGCACCCTGACCAACAGTATGAGTGTGGCCCTTGAAAACGCCCGTCTCTTCAACGAAACCGAACAGCGCAATGCCGAACTGGCTGTAATCAACAGCGTGCAGCAGGGACTTGTAGCTGAGATGGACATGCAGGGTATTTATGACTTGGTGGGAGATCGCATTCGACAGCTTTTTGATGCCCAAGTGGCTGCCATTGCCACCTTCGACCATGAATACGAAACTGAGACGTTCCGCTACCTTTTTGAAAACGGAGGCCGGCTATATCCCAAACCGAGAAAATATGATAAGATCCGCCAGCGCCTGATCAAGACCAACAACATGATCAATATCCAGGAGAACGCGGGGGAAGCCTATACCACCATCACCGGCGCCCCTCCTACCGCTGTTCCCGGAACGGGATTTCCAAAATCCATGGTGTTTGTACCGCTCAGCATCGGTGACACGGTACGCGGCTATGTGAGCCTTCAAAACCTCGATAAGGAGCACGCGTTCAGCGAATCGGACGTTCGGCTGCTAAGAACCCTTGCCAACAGTATGAGTGTGGCCCTGGAAAATGCCCGCCTCTTCAATGAAACCGAACAACGCAATGCCGAACTGGCCGTAATCAACAGCGTGCAGGAAGGTCTCGTGGCGGAGATGGACATGCAGGGCATTTATGAACTGGTCGGCGAGCGAATCCGGAATCTATTTGATGCACAAGTTACGGGCATTGTAACCTTTAACCACGAGGACAAGACTGAAAACTTCAAATACCTGTTTGAAGACGGGGACCGCCTCTACCCCAGCAATCGTCCGTACGACAAAGTAAGGGAGAAAATTATTAATGATCGCAGCATGCTGCTGTTAAACGAGAATGCAGCAGCTGAACTTTCTGCGATCCTTGGCCAGCCACATAAACCGGTACCCGGCACCCGGGTTGCAAAGTCGGCACTTTATGTACCCATGCTGGTCGGCGATAAGGTTCGGGGCTATGTGACCCTTCAAAACCTTGACCGCGAACACGCATTCAGCGAATCGGATGTACGCCTGCTCAATACCCTGGTCAACAGTATGAGTGTGGCCCTTGAAAACGCCCGACTCTTCAATGAAACCACACGCCTGCTGGCCGAGACCGAGCAACGCAATGCCGAGCTGGCTGTGATCAACAGTGTGCAGGAAGGCTTGGTGCGCGAAATGGACATGGAAGCCATTTACAGTCTGGTCGGCGACCGCATTTGTAATGTGTTAAATACCCAGACTCTGGTCATACGCACTTTCGACCATAAGAAGGAAATAGAACACTGGGAATATGTCATTGAAAACGGGGAGCGCTTCTTTAATGAACCTCGCCCATTCATCTGGGCCAATAAATACTTGATTGAACATAAAGAACACCTGCTGATCAACCGTGATTATATTGAAACGGCAAAGAAATACGGTGATACCGAACAAGGCGTCAGCAAAGGTCTCCCTCCCAAATCGGCCATATTTGTCCCCATGATTGTCGGTGATGAGGTAATCGGTTCCGTCAGTCTGCAGAATGTGGAACAGGAAGATGCTTTCGACGAATCGGATGTACGCCTGCTCACCACTCTAACTAACAGTATGAGCGTGGCGCTGGAAAATGCACGGCTCTTTAACGAAACGAACAGGCTGCTGGCTGAAACCGAACAACGCGCCAGTGAACTGCAAACGGTGAATAATATAAGCCGGGCCCTGGTCTCGCAGCTGGAGTTTGATGCCCTCATCGATCTAGTGGGTGAACAAATGCGGGAAACATTTAAAGCTGACATTGTCTACCTGGCTCTGTACGAACGCGAAGAGAACATGCTACACTTCCCCTACTACTATGGGGATAAGAATGCCAAGAAGAGCAAGCCTTTTGGAAACGGACTCACCGAGAAGATTATCACCACCAAAAAACCTCTGCTGATCAATCATGATCTTGAAGAAGCCTATGACCGCATCAAGGCAGAAAAGATCGGGAAATGGGTGGAATCGTATCTCGGTGTTCCTATTGTCACCGGCGATAAAGCCATCGGTGTAATCAGTGTACAGAGTACTGAAGAGAAAAACCGCTTTACTGAATACGATCAGCGACTGCTAAGCACTATTGCTGCCAATGTCGGTGTGGCTATGCAGAATGCCGAGGCCTACGAAAACCTGCAGGAGGCCCTGACTGAGTTGAAAGCAGCACAGGAACAACTGGTGCAACAAGAGAAGCTGGCTTCGCTTGGACAGCTCACTGCAGGTATTGCCCATGAGATCAAAAACCCGTTGAATTTTGTAAATAACTTCTCGGATGTATCCATTGAGCTGGTTCAGGAGATCCGGGATGAAGTCTCAGGATTGGACGCCTCTGATATCACGGAGGAGGTCGGTTTTATTCTTGATGATGTAGAAGCAAATCTCAAAAAGATACTGGAGCACGGTAGACGGGCTGACGGTATTGTCAAGAGCATGCTGTTGCACAGCCGGGGCAAGAGCGGGGAACGTATTCCCACCGATCTCAATAAGCTCATTGACGAATATGTTAAGCTTGCCTATCACGGAATGCGTGCCGTCAACAAATCCTTCAATATCGACATCCAAACCGACTATGATGATTCAATTGGCATAATCGATTTGGTAGCACAGGATTTAAGTCGTGCCTTTCTGAATATCATCAATAACGCCATGTACGCTGCCTATGAGCACTGCAGCACTACCAAAGAACGAAATCCAATTATAAAGATCACTACACAGGATCTGGGTGGAAGGTTACAAATTGGAATTCGTGATAACGGTCCGGGCATACCGGATGAGATACGTGAAAAGATTTTTGAACCCTTTTTCACTACGAAGCCTACGGGCGAAGGTACCGGACTTGGATTATCCATGACCTACGATATTATCAACCTGCATAACGGAACACTACGCATTGAATCCGACCCGGGGTCCTATACAGAGTTCGTCATTTCATTGCCTAAAACTCCGGCTCGGGAGTCCCGGAATGCAGTGGGCTGA